A segment of the Poseidonibacter antarcticus genome:
GCAATAAATGCTCCAAGTGAATATGAAAAACCAAAATAATAAGCTAAATATGATGAACCAATAGCAAGAAGTAATACAGAAGCTACAAAAAGTTCATCAGATTTTGTTTTTGATACATGAGTTAAGAATGGTTCTAATAAATACTTACCAGATACAAAAAGTAAAGCTAATAATACAACAGCAGCAAGAAGTGTATTTAAAATCATAAAGACAACACTTTTGTCGTCATTCATAGTAAAAAAAGATATCATAAGTAAAATTGGGATTACAGCAATATCTTGCATAATTAAAATACCAAGAACTCTTTTCCCATAAGGTTTTTTTATCTCTTTAGTTTCATTAAAAGTTTTTAATACAATTGCTGTAGAAGATAAAGAAAGTGCTGCACCTATAACCATAGATGTTTTAATATCTAGACCTATAATATAATAAGAAACTAGACACACAACTAGAGTTGTAATTATTATCTGTAATGAACCAGTAACAAAAACTTCTTTTTTCATCTTTTTTAAATGTTCAATAGAGAATTCCAGCCCAATTGTAAACATTAAGAATACTACACCAAACTCTGCAATCTCTTTTAAATCATGATTATTTACAGCTTCGTGTAAATTAAAAAGATATGCGATTATTGTACCCGTGAAAATATAACCTATAATAGTAGGTAACTGAAATCTTTTTAAAATTAAATTTATTACCAAGGCAATTGATAGTGTAGCAACAATTATTCCTAACATTCTTTAATACTCCTTTTTATTTATAGTGCATTTGCTTGTATCCTTGAGCTCTTTTTTTGAAAGCTGAATTAAGCATTGCGTTATTTGAATCTAGAAAATCAATAGCTAAACACTCTTGATTTCCCCTTCCTATTCTTCCTAAATATTGAACTAATCTACCATAATATGAAATAGGTGTTGCAAAAAGAATTGTATTTAAATGAGGAAAATCAATCCCTTCTCCAAAATAAGAAGTACTAGCTAGAATCAAAGATTTATCTTTGACCAAATTCATATTTTCTACTTGTTCTTTTTTATTCATACTTCCATGAATACTCACACAATCAATATTTTCTAACATTAATAAATGCTCTAAAATATTTATATGTTCTATTCTATCTGTTAAAAGTAATATTTTTCTAGATATATTACTTTTAATTGCATTGATAATTAAATTATTTCTCTTTTCATCAATACAAAGTTCATTTATAATACTTGCATAATTATCAGCTTGAGAAATAAAATCAGTTCGAATAACTTCTAATTTATTTGTATGTGTTCTTTTCTTCTTATATTCGTAAGCCACATCTCCTAATTGCTCATATAAAATTGGTTGTAATCCATCTTTTCTATTTGGTGTTGCACTTAAACCTAATATATATTTACCTCTAAAATTCTTAATAATTTGCTCAAATGTAACAGCTGGAATATGATGACATTCATCAACAATTACAAATGAATAATCATGAATATACTCAGGATTATTTTTTAAACTCTGCATTGTTGCTACATCAATACTTCCATTTAATTTATTTTTACTTTTACCTAAATAACCAATATCTTTTTTATCATAAGAAAAATAATCAACAAATCTGTCAATCCATTGGTTTAAAAGCATATTTTTATTTACAATAATTAATGTTGAACAAGCTCTTAATTCAAACATCTTAGCACCTAATAATGTTTTACCAAAACCAGGAGGAGCTACACAAATACAAAAATCATTTTTATTTATTTGATTTATTGCATCTTCTTGTTCTGGTCTTAATTTAAACTGTACTTTTTTTGTTTCAATTGTATTAAAATATCTTTTATCTTCAATTTTAAAAGAAACTCCATTGCTATTAAAGAACTCACATACTTTACCCTTGAGTCCTCTTGGAAGCATTAAATGAACATTATCTTCCTCAAAACTTTGTATTACTCTTGGTGTATTATATAAAGGCTTTCGTAAGCCTAATAATACTTTTATTTGTGGATTTTCAAAAGAAGCTAGAGATTTTAATTTATTAATTAAACTTTTTGATAACATTGCAGTTGGAATATATAAAAAATCATATAAAACCATATCAATACAATTTACAGGAAAGACAATATTCCCAAAATCTTTTTCATCATCTGTATTATTACTAATTTGTGTATTATTGTAAACAATCTGCTTAGATATTTTTTGTACATTATTCAAAATAATCCACTGATCTTCATATATCTTATTTGTATTCGCATCTATAAATATTGTTTTATTTTTTTTTCTATTTTTTAAATGTAAAGGAAGTTCAATACTATTACCAAGATTTGATTTATTTGCAAACTCTTTATCTGGATATATTTTTGCACTTATATTTGCTTTTTTCAAAATATATGTTGCAAAATTATAAACAATTTTTGAAGGAATATTCTCTTGCAAAAATAACCAAGCTACTAAAGAATTATAAGAATTCAATTCAAAATAAGCTCTTATATTTAAAGAGTTTAAAACTGTTTGTAATTTAAATTTATCTTCATCTAAAAGCTCAAAAGCTATAAACTTAGACATATTATTTGAATCAATACAATATGTTGATAGTTGAATCAAGCCTCTTAGATGACTTTCAATTTCTTTATTTGTAATAGGTAAATAATCTTCACCTTGGAAGGTTTGTGTTACTGGATAAAAACCACTTTTATTTCCATCTTTACTTATCCATTTTTTTGCATAAATATCAGAACGTGCTACAAATAAAGATTTAAATATATCTATCTTTTCATTTTTATTAAATGTAGTTTTTAATGATTGAAGATTTTTTTCTTCTTTAATCTCTGATTCTAGTTTTCTAATCTGTATTTCTATATTTTCTTTTTGTAAATAAAGATTCTTTAATTTTTGTTCAAGACTTATCATACGCTATTATAAAGGCTTATACAATAATATTACTAGCTTTTTATTCGATTTCATTGTATTTACCTTCCTAAATCTATAATTTATATTATTTTGCTATTTTTTATTTGTCCCAATTAGATATAAAAAATTTTCCACAACTAAGAATGAACCAAAGACTAAATATTCTTCATTATCATTAATTGTGATTATATCTTCTTTTATTATATTTAATTTATCTATAATTTTTACTAAATTATTTCTAGGAACAATTCTTTTATCATCTACATTTATTATGATTATTTTATTTATTATAGGTTTTAAAATACTTAAAACTTTTTCATAATCTTTATCAGCATAAGAATTGTATATTAAAGTAATTTTTTTATCTTTAAATTCTTCTTTTAAAACTCTAGCTGCCAAAGGATTATGACCGACATCAATAGTTATATTTTTTGCTATTTTTTGACATCTTCCAAATAGTTCAACATCATCAAAATATTCTAAATGTAAAGGAATATTAAGTTCTTCTAAGCATTTTATTACAAGGTGTAAGTTTCGTTTTAAATATGTTGCAAAATTTTTATTTAAAGGATATTTATCAAAAATCTCAACTTTTTTGATTGTAATATTTTTATTTCTTTCTTCTTTTATTTGTTCTTTAACTTTTAATGCTGTTTGATAAACACTATTATGTATTTGATAACCAATTAACATTTTTTTATCAACTGAACGCATTTTTGTTTGAGCTATTTCTTCAACTGTATTTCCTAAAAAACTCATATGATCTAAGTCAATTGTTGTAATCAATGATAAATCATTTTCTACAACATTTGTCGCATCAAATTCACCACCAAGTCCTGCTTCTAGAACAAGATAATCACAATCTTTTGATAAGTAAAATGATAAAAGAGTTAGATATTCAAAATATGTAAGTTTTTCTAATAAGTTAATAGGATATAACTCTTGCAAAAATTTATGTGCAATTTCAAGTTCTTCATCGCATACATCACTTCCATTTATCCAAATACGTTCATTTAGTTTTATAATATGAGGAGAGCTATAGTGAAGTACTTTGTAATTAGCTTTATTTAAATAATGTGCTAAAAATCTTCCAGTACTTCCTTTCCCATTTGTTCCAACAATATGAATAACAAAAGGAAGAGTGATTTCTTTTGAAAGTAAGTCCCAAGAAGATTTTACAATTGTAAAATCTATCTTGTCGTAATAAAGAGTTTTAAACTCTAAAAATTGAGCTAATGAAGCTTTTTTAAAATCAACTAGCATTTATTATTTTTTAAATGATGCTACTGCAATTTTAGATAATACTTCTTCAAGTGCATCATCAGCAGCCTTGGCGATTGCATCAAAACGTTTTGTATCAGTAATAGTTGTATCATCTCCAATTGAGAAATCATTTTCACCATCAACTAAAAAAGATTTTGTAATATTATCTGCTTTTTTATGATATTTTACAGAAATATTTACTTTTGCTCTATAAACTTTATTATAACCTGAAACATCATATTGAAGTGTAGACATTGAAACTGATTGAATTCTTAAATCCATAATAGTATCAGCTAATTTCTCATCATATACAAGTTTTGAACCTATTTTTTGTATTAATAATTGATTCATTGAATCTTTAATTAATACAGCATTTCTTGGATCTTGTAAATCAATATATAATCGTACAAATACTTTTCCTGCAAGCTCTTTTTTCGCATAATAAGTACTAGGTTTATAACCACATCCACTAAAAGTGAAAAAACAAAGACTTAAAGTAAAAAGTACAAATAGTACTTTTTTAATAATATTTATACTTTTCATACTTTAATTATCCTTTTATTACTAAGTTTACTAATTTTTTTGGAACTACAATTTCTTTGATAATCTCTTTGCCTTCAATCCATTTTAATGAACTTTGTTTTGCAATAGCTAAAATATCTTCTTTTGAAGCATTTGGTTCTACTTCAATCTCACATCTTTTTTTACCATTAATTGTAACTGCTAAAGTAAGTGAATCCATTTGGAATACTTCTTCTTTTACTTCAATTTTATTATCAAAATTTTCTTTTTTGAATAATTCATTTGAAATTTCCCAACATGCATGAGGAATTATAGGTTCTAAGATATTAGATAAAATATAATATCCTTCTGCCCAAATTTGTTCATTTTTTTGAGATGATAAAGCATTTAAAGCTTCCATTGATGAAGCAATTAACGTATTAAATGTATATGTTTTATCAAATACTTCATTTGATTTTTGTAATGCTTCATATACTTTTTTTCTAGCATTTTTTTCATCTTTATCTAATGATTTATGATCAATATCTTTAAAAGTATTAATTCCATTTTCACTAACATTTGAAGCTCTTTCAAAGAACTTTTTGATAAATCTAAATGCACCGTCAACAGCTGAATCATTCCACTCTAATTCTTTTGTAGGAGGCGCAGCAAACATCATAAATAATCTTGCAGTATCAGCACCATATTTATCTACAATTAAATCAGGGTCAACTACATTACCTTTTGATTTTGACATTTTAGCACCATCTTTTAAAACCATCCCTTGTGTAAGAAGTCTTTTAAATGGCTCTTTTGAATTTGTATATCCTAAAGAGTTTAATGCTTTTGTAAAAAATCTAGAATATAAAAGGTGTAAAATTGCATGTTCTATTCCACCAATATATTGGTCAACATCCATCCAGTAATCACTATCAGCTTTAGAAATTCCTTCTGTTTCCCATTTTTTTGGATTTGTTGCATATCTTAAGAAATACCAAGAAGATTGTACAAATGTATCTAAAGTATCTGTTTCCCTTACAGCATCTTTTCCACATTTTGGACAAGATGTGTGCTTCCATGTAGGATGAGTATCTAAAGGATTTCCTTCACCTGTAATTTCTACATCTTCAGGTAATGCAATTGGTAAGTTTTCTATTTTTTCAGGAACTAAACCACAATCAGGACAATGTACAAAAGGAAGAGGAGCTCCCCAGTATCTTTGTCTTGAAACACCCCAATCTCTTAATTTGAAATTAACTTGTTTAATTCCTAAAGAATTTTGTTCAAAATGATAAAGAATTGCTTTTTTAGCTTTTGTATTTTTTAATCCTGTAAAACTTTCAGAATTAATTAATTCACCTTCACCTGTAAATGCTTCTGTTTGTTTTTCAATTATTCCATCTTTTCCTACAATAACTTGATTTATTGGTAAATCATATTGTTTTGCAAATTCAAAGTCTCTTTGGTCATGAGCAGGTACAGCCATAACTGCACCACCACCATAAGATGCTAATACAAAGTTAGCAACCCATACTGGAATTTTTTCACCTGTTAATGGATGCATTACATCAATTTCTAAAGAAACTCCTTTTTTATCTTGCGTTGCTCTATCTCGTTCACTTACTTTTTGCATTTTTTTAATTGCTTCAAGTTTATTATCTGGAAGTAATTTATGCTCTAATATATATTTTACAATTGGATGTTCAGGAGCTAATGCTGAATAAGAAATTCCATAAATTGTATCAGGTCTTGTTGTAAATACTAAATATTTAGAAAAGGCTCTATTTAATTTATTTTTAGAATCTTTTGATAATTCAAGTTTAAATTCTAAACCTTCACTTCTACCAATCCAATTTTCTTGCATTGTAAGAACTTGTGATGGCCAAGTATCTTTTAATCCATCTAAATCATCAAGTAATTCTTGTGCATATTTTGTAATACCAATATAATATCCAGGCATTTCTTTTTGCACAACTTCTGTTCCACATCTCCAACAACAACCCTCTTCAAGTTGCTCATTTGCTAAAACTGTTAAATCATGAGGACACCAATTTACTGTTGCTGATTTTCTATATAATAAACCTTCCTCAAACATTTTTATAATAAATTCTTGTTCCCATTTAGTATATAATTCATCAGAAGTTGCGAATTCTCTAGTTTCTGAGAATGATAAACCTAATGCTTTTAACTCATCTCTCATATAATCTATATTTTCATAAGTCCATTTTTTAGGATGTAATTTATGTTTAATAGCTGCATTTTCAGCTGGCATTCCAAAACTATCCCATCCAATTGGATGTAATACATTAAAATCTGACTTTCTAAAATGTCTAGCAAAAGCATCACCTAAACAGTAGTTTCTAACATGTCCCATATGGATTCTTCCACTTGGATATGGGAACATACTTAAAATATATTTTTTTTCTTTACTTTGATCATCACTTGGTTCAAAAGATTTATTTTCGCTCCAAAATTTTTGCCATTTATTCTCTATTACTTTTGCATTATATTCCATTAAAATTCATCCTTATCTTGACTCTTTGCGCTTTCTATTAATGCTAATGCTATTGAGAAAATATTTGCAACAATTGCACCAATAGCTAATGAAATTGCTAAAGATATATTATTCATAAAAGTTAAAACCATAAACGCCGGAATCAGATGTAAATCAGCAACTAATGAACTTGCTAGTAATTCAGCAGCAAGTAAATTTTTAACGCCTAGTTTTAAAATTGTAGATATTACATTTACTCCAGTTGCTATAAACAAAGCTATTTCATTTTGTTCATATAAAAAACCTGCAGTAGTTGTAAGAGACATTAGTGAGAAAAATATATAAGTTACTTTACCCCAATCCATTTTAATCCTTTTATAGCTTTACTTTTAATTTGTTCGTGATAATAGCTAAGTTTTGATAATAAATTGCTTTATAATCTGTCAATATAAGCTAAGCTTAGGTATGGAAGTTAGTTCATAAGTTTTTTATTTTTTATAGATATTAATATTTTTATAAATAAGTAAATAATAATAAATTTTAATATCAACTGAGAAATCATATAAAATCCAAAACCATCAATACCTATTTCAAATGGATTTAAATTATGAAGTAATAAATTAAAAGTTAAATCATGAGTAATAGCTAAATAAATACAAACCGAACCATATAAAGCTAAAGTTATAAATTGCTTTCTATGCATAAAAATAAAACTACAAATGCAATACCAAATAAATATAACAAATATAGCAGAAATCAATAATTCTTTATAAACACTCTCTTCCATATGAAAAATATAAGATTTTCCAATATCTAAATATTCATATTCTAGAATACTTGAAATAAGTTGAAGAATTATTATCCAAATAAAAGCTAATACCCAATCCTTACCATTATTAGATGTGATTTTATCAAAGGTGTTTTTATATATTTTTAGCTTATTAAAAAAAGGATTTTTCTCTTGCATTTGATCTCCAAAGTATTCATATAAATCAATATTTTTATTTTATATCAACTATTATTAAAAAGAGTTATTATAAACATAAAAAAAGGCTAAGAAGAAACTTCTTAGCCTTTTTATAAAAATTAGATTTAAAATACTTATATTGTACCTTGTTCGTACATTGCTCTCATTTTATCTTTTTCTTTTTGTCTTTTTAATTTACTTGCTTCTTTTGTTCTAAAATCATTAATTGAAAATTTTAGTTGAACTAAGAATGATGATGCGACAAATATTGATGAATAAGTTCCAACAATAATACCTACAAGCATTGTAAAGGCAAATCCATTAATAATCTCTCCACCAAATATGTAAAGTGTTGCAACAACAAAAAATGTAGTTAATGATGTAAGTGTAGTTCTTGATAATGTTTTACTTACAGATTCATTTACAAGTTTTTCTAAAACATCTTCTTTTGAACTTTGAACACTTTCTCTAACTCTATCAAAGACAATAATAGTATCATTTAATGAGTATCCTAAAAGTGTAAGAACAGCAGCTAAAATATCAAGATTAACTTCTATACTAAATAAACTAATTGCTCCAAGTGCAATTATAATATCATGTGCTAATGCTAAAATAGATGCAATTGCAAATCTCCACTCAAATCTAAACGATACATAAGCTAGAATTACAATCAAAGACAAGCCAAAGGCCATAAGACCTTTTTCTCTTAATTCTCCACCAACTTTTGGTCCTACAATATCAACTCTTCTGATTTCAAAATTACCAGTTGGTTTTAGAATTTTATGTATTTCATCACCAATATCATTTGTAATACTAGATGATGAACCTGTAATTCTAATTATTACTTCTTCAGCACTTCCAAATTCTGTAATTGTTGCATTTTTATAATCTGTTTGTTTTAATATATCTCGAATTTGATTAACTGGTGCTTTTTGTTCATATTTTGCTTGAACAATAGTTCCACCTTCAAAATCAATACCAAAGTTTACACCTTTTGTTAATAATAAAACAATTGAAGCAATAATTAGTAAAGAAGAGAAACCTAGGAAAGGTAATCTTTTTCCCATAAAATTATAAATTTTATCTGATTTAAAAAATTCCATTAGTTAACTCCAAACCATTTTTTTAAGTCTTTATCTTTTGATATTTTTCCAAGTAATGCTTCATAAATACCATGAGTACCTAAAATAGCAGTTAACATCGAAGCTAAAATACCAATAGAAATAGTTACAGCAAATCCTTTTATAGGTCCTGTACCATATGCATATAAAATCACGGCAACTAAAAGTGTTGTAACATTAGCATCTAAGATTGCTCTCATTGCATTTGAATATCCATCTTCAATAGCTTTTGTAACTGAAACACCTGATTTTAATAATTCTCTAATTCTTTCATTAATAATAACATTCGAATCAACAGCCATACCAACTGTTAATACAATTCCTGCCATACCAGGTAAAGTTAAAGTAGCTCCAAACATTGCCATAACAGAAATTATTATAAAGATATTTGTAATTAATGCAATATTCGCAATAACACCTGCACGTCTGTAATAAACTATCATAAAGAAAAATACAATTGCTAGACCTGAAATTAAAGCAATTAATGAAGCTTTAATAGAATCAGCACCCAAAGATGGACCAACTGATCTTTTTTCTAATAAATTAACTGAAGCAGGTAATGCACCTGATCTTAAAGCAATAGCAACATTTCCAGCTTCAACTAATGTAAATCCACCAGATATTTGTCCTGAACCACCACCGATTCTTTCTCTAATATTTGGTGCTGAATAAACTTTTCCATCTAAAACAACAGCTAGTCTTTTCCCTATACTTTTACCTGTGAAATCTCCAAATATTCTAGCACCTGTTGAATTTAATGTAAAGTTAATAATCGCTTGATTACTTTGATCAAATGCAACTTGAGCATCTATTACTTGAGAACCATTTAAAATAGGAATCTCTTTTACTAAATATTTTGTATTAGCATCTTTAGTATCTTCTAAAATTATATCACCATATTCAGAAGCTTGTGATCTTGAAAGAGTATAAACTTGATCAGCTCTTTGTTCATCAACTTCCATTAGTTCTAATTTTGCTGGTTTTGAGATTAATTCTCTTGCTGCTTTTTCTTCTGCTAATGTTTTAATACCAGGTAATTCTACAACTATATCAGTTGCACCTTGTCTTACAACAGAAGGCTCAGCAAGTCCAAATTGGTCAAGTCTATTTCTAATTGTTTCAACTGCTTGAGATACTGCTAAATCTTCTGTTTTAGCTATATCTGCAGCAGTTAATTTTAAAGTATATGATAATTCATCTTTTGAAATATCAAGACCTTTTATTTGCTTTAACATCTCATCCATTTTTGGAATTTCATCTTTGTCTAAAATAGTGAAACTAACACTTTCATTGTCAATAGATAAACCATCAATTAGTAAGTCTTCATCATCAGCATAATATTTTATAGATGTAGCAATTGTTTTGATTTTAGATGTTACTGCTTCGTTAGTATTTACACCAAGTCGCATATGAAGGCCACCTTGTAAATCAAGTCCTAGAGATATTTTTTTTCCACTGTCAGTTTGCATAAAAGATGGAATTGCAAAAGCAACACCAAAAATAATACTTAATGCAAAAATGACAAGTCTATAATTAAAGATTTTCAATCTTGGTCCTTAGTAAGGGGATTTTTATTTGAAGTATAAAACATGTAAGATAATTACATGTTTTAAATAATGAAATTTAGTCTTCTAAAAGTTTAGAAACGAATTCTTTAACAAGCTTCATTTCTGAGCCATCACTGTTTTTAACTGTAAGACTATCATCTGTTACAGCAGAAACTTCTACCATTAAGCCTCCATTTGTTACAATCTTATCACCCTTCTTTAAATTAGCAACCATTTCTTTATGAGCTTTCGCTTGTTTTTGTTGTGGTCTAATAATTAAGAAGTAAAATATTGCAAATAATGCAACAAGAGGTAATAATGAGCTTATTAAATCAGTACTTGAACTATCCATTAAATTTCCTTTCTATAAGTAGTTTATTATGTTTTTACTAAAACGCGATAATTTTAACAAAAATTTCATAATAAAAGGCTTGGCAACAGCTATTTTATCAAGTGCATTTATATACTTAAGCTATTTTAATATTGAATATAGATTAATTAATACTATTTTAGGCCTAGCAGGATTATATTTTTTACTTACAATTCCAAGAAAAGCAATGTTTTATGCAGGTTTTTTTATTGGTATTCTATGGTTTTATTGGATGGTTCTTAGTTTAAAATATTATGAATTAATCTATCTAACTCCAATTTTACTTCTTGCAATAGGCCTTGTTTACGGTTTAATATTTCTAT
Coding sequences within it:
- a CDS encoding DEAD/DEAH box helicase; this encodes MISLEQKLKNLYLQKENIEIQIRKLESEIKEEKNLQSLKTTFNKNEKIDIFKSLFVARSDIYAKKWISKDGNKSGFYPVTQTFQGEDYLPITNKEIESHLRGLIQLSTYCIDSNNMSKFIAFELLDEDKFKLQTVLNSLNIRAYFELNSYNSLVAWLFLQENIPSKIVYNFATYILKKANISAKIYPDKEFANKSNLGNSIELPLHLKNRKKNKTIFIDANTNKIYEDQWIILNNVQKISKQIVYNNTQISNNTDDEKDFGNIVFPVNCIDMVLYDFLYIPTAMLSKSLINKLKSLASFENPQIKVLLGLRKPLYNTPRVIQSFEEDNVHLMLPRGLKGKVCEFFNSNGVSFKIEDKRYFNTIETKKVQFKLRPEQEDAINQINKNDFCICVAPPGFGKTLLGAKMFELRACSTLIIVNKNMLLNQWIDRFVDYFSYDKKDIGYLGKSKNKLNGSIDVATMQSLKNNPEYIHDYSFVIVDECHHIPAVTFEQIIKNFRGKYILGLSATPNRKDGLQPILYEQLGDVAYEYKKKRTHTNKLEVIRTDFISQADNYASIINELCIDEKRNNLIINAIKSNISRKILLLTDRIEHINILEHLLMLENIDCVSIHGSMNKKEQVENMNLVKDKSLILASTSYFGEGIDFPHLNTILFATPISYYGRLVQYLGRIGRGNQECLAIDFLDSNNAMLNSAFKKRAQGYKQMHYK
- a CDS encoding Mur ligase family protein → MLVDFKKASLAQFLEFKTLYYDKIDFTIVKSSWDLLSKEITLPFVIHIVGTNGKGSTGRFLAHYLNKANYKVLHYSSPHIIKLNERIWINGSDVCDEELEIAHKFLQELYPINLLEKLTYFEYLTLLSFYLSKDCDYLVLEAGLGGEFDATNVVENDLSLITTIDLDHMSFLGNTVEEIAQTKMRSVDKKMLIGYQIHNSVYQTALKVKEQIKEERNKNITIKKVEIFDKYPLNKNFATYLKRNLHLVIKCLEELNIPLHLEYFDDVELFGRCQKIAKNITIDVGHNPLAARVLKEEFKDKKITLIYNSYADKDYEKVLSILKPIINKIIIINVDDKRIVPRNNLVKIIDKLNIIKEDIITINDNEEYLVFGSFLVVENFLYLIGTNKK
- the lptE gene encoding LPS assembly lipoprotein LptE, with product MKSINIIKKVLFVLFTLSLCFFTFSGCGYKPSTYYAKKELAGKVFVRLYIDLQDPRNAVLIKDSMNQLLIQKIGSKLVYDEKLADTIMDLRIQSVSMSTLQYDVSGYNKVYRAKVNISVKYHKKADNITKSFLVDGENDFSIGDDTTITDTKRFDAIAKAADDALEEVLSKIAVASFKK
- the leuS gene encoding leucine--tRNA ligase, with the protein product MEYNAKVIENKWQKFWSENKSFEPSDDQSKEKKYILSMFPYPSGRIHMGHVRNYCLGDAFARHFRKSDFNVLHPIGWDSFGMPAENAAIKHKLHPKKWTYENIDYMRDELKALGLSFSETREFATSDELYTKWEQEFIIKMFEEGLLYRKSATVNWCPHDLTVLANEQLEEGCCWRCGTEVVQKEMPGYYIGITKYAQELLDDLDGLKDTWPSQVLTMQENWIGRSEGLEFKLELSKDSKNKLNRAFSKYLVFTTRPDTIYGISYSALAPEHPIVKYILEHKLLPDNKLEAIKKMQKVSERDRATQDKKGVSLEIDVMHPLTGEKIPVWVANFVLASYGGGAVMAVPAHDQRDFEFAKQYDLPINQVIVGKDGIIEKQTEAFTGEGELINSESFTGLKNTKAKKAILYHFEQNSLGIKQVNFKLRDWGVSRQRYWGAPLPFVHCPDCGLVPEKIENLPIALPEDVEITGEGNPLDTHPTWKHTSCPKCGKDAVRETDTLDTFVQSSWYFLRYATNPKKWETEGISKADSDYWMDVDQYIGGIEHAILHLLYSRFFTKALNSLGYTNSKEPFKRLLTQGMVLKDGAKMSKSKGNVVDPDLIVDKYGADTARLFMMFAAPPTKELEWNDSAVDGAFRFIKKFFERASNVSENGINTFKDIDHKSLDKDEKNARKKVYEALQKSNEVFDKTYTFNTLIASSMEALNALSSQKNEQIWAEGYYILSNILEPIIPHACWEISNELFKKENFDNKIEVKEEVFQMDSLTLAVTINGKKRCEIEVEPNASKEDILAIAKQSSLKWIEGKEIIKEIVVPKKLVNLVIKG
- a CDS encoding DUF6394 family protein; this translates as MDWGKVTYIFFSLMSLTTTAGFLYEQNEIALFIATGVNVISTILKLGVKNLLAAELLASSLVADLHLIPAFMVLTFMNNISLAISLAIGAIVANIFSIALALIESAKSQDKDEF
- the secF gene encoding protein translocase subunit SecF, producing MEFFKSDKIYNFMGKRLPFLGFSSLLIIASIVLLLTKGVNFGIDFEGGTIVQAKYEQKAPVNQIRDILKQTDYKNATITEFGSAEEVIIRITGSSSSITNDIGDEIHKILKPTGNFEIRRVDIVGPKVGGELREKGLMAFGLSLIVILAYVSFRFEWRFAIASILALAHDIIIALGAISLFSIEVNLDILAAVLTLLGYSLNDTIIVFDRVRESVQSSKEDVLEKLVNESVSKTLSRTTLTSLTTFFVVATLYIFGGEIINGFAFTMLVGIIVGTYSSIFVASSFLVQLKFSINDFRTKEASKLKRQKEKDKMRAMYEQGTI
- the secD gene encoding protein translocase subunit SecD; translation: MKIFNYRLVIFALSIIFGVAFAIPSFMQTDSGKKISLGLDLQGGLHMRLGVNTNEAVTSKIKTIATSIKYYADDEDLLIDGLSIDNESVSFTILDKDEIPKMDEMLKQIKGLDISKDELSYTLKLTAADIAKTEDLAVSQAVETIRNRLDQFGLAEPSVVRQGATDIVVELPGIKTLAEEKAARELISKPAKLELMEVDEQRADQVYTLSRSQASEYGDIILEDTKDANTKYLVKEIPILNGSQVIDAQVAFDQSNQAIINFTLNSTGARIFGDFTGKSIGKRLAVVLDGKVYSAPNIRERIGGGSGQISGGFTLVEAGNVAIALRSGALPASVNLLEKRSVGPSLGADSIKASLIALISGLAIVFFFMIVYYRRAGVIANIALITNIFIIISVMAMFGATLTLPGMAGIVLTVGMAVDSNVIINERIRELLKSGVSVTKAIEDGYSNAMRAILDANVTTLLVAVILYAYGTGPIKGFAVTISIGILASMLTAILGTHGIYEALLGKISKDKDLKKWFGVN
- the yajC gene encoding preprotein translocase subunit YajC — its product is MDSSSTDLISSLLPLVALFAIFYFLIIRPQQKQAKAHKEMVANLKKGDKIVTNGGLMVEVSAVTDDSLTVKNSDGSEMKLVKEFVSKLLED